A stretch of the Panicum virgatum strain AP13 chromosome 9N, P.virgatum_v5, whole genome shotgun sequence genome encodes the following:
- the LOC120691728 gene encoding zinc finger protein 36-like has protein sequence MAAGFEALLDPTALSLALPAPGLSKEDYLAICLAALAGTRGTGLTAAGFGRHAEKWCPQPLAAPVALEELRFRCAVCGKAFASYQALGGHKSSHRKPPTGEQYAAAAAARAAASTADSEETTSSGGPAAGGPHRCTICRRGFATGQALGGHKRCHYWDGSSVSVSLSASASGSGTGSSGVTVRNFDLNLMALPENAGMRRWVEEEEVQSPLPIKKRRISD, from the coding sequence atggccgccggcttcGAGGCTCTCCTCGACCCGACCGCGCTCTCCCTGGCCCTGCCGGCGCCGGGGCTCAGCAAGGAGGACTACCTCGCCAtctgcctcgccgcgctcgccggcacGCGGGGGACCGGCCTCACGGCGGCCGGGTTCGGGCGGCACGCGGAGAAGTGGTGCCCgcagccgctcgccgcgccggtggCGCTGGAGGAGCTCCGGTTCCGGTGCGCGGTCTGCGGGAAGGCGTTCGCGTCGTACCAGGCGCTCGGCGGCCACAAGTCCAGCCACCGGAAGCCGCCCACCGGGGAGcagtacgccgccgccgccgcggcgcgggcggcagcCTCCACGGCGGACTCCGAGGAGACGACGTCCTCGGGAggacccgccgccggcgggccgcACCGGTGCACCATCTGCCGGAGGGGCTTCGCCACGGGCCAGGCGCTCGGCGGGCACAAGCGTTGCCACTACTGGGACGGCTCGTCGGTGTCCGTCTCCCTGTCCGCGTCGGCGTCCGGCTCCGGGACGGGGTCGTCGGGCGTCACCGTCAGGAACTTCGACCTCAACCTGATGGCTCTGCCGGAGAACGCCGGGATGAGGAGatgggtcgaggaggaggaggtgcagaGTCCGCTGCCGATCAAGAAGCGCAGGATATCGGACTAA
- the LOC120691770 gene encoding zinc finger protein 36-like has product MVVAGLEALLDPTALSLALPAPPALNKEDYLAICLAALAGTRKFAGLGSQPQPHAPPAPQQETPFRCAVCGKAFASYQALGGHKSSHRKPPTEEQYAAAAAAASAGGLDETAPSGSSGGANGGGPHRCTICRRGFATGQALGGHKRCHYWDGMSVSGSVSAASVSASGTGSSGVTVRNFDLNLAPLPENAGMKRWGEEEEVQSPLPIKKRRILID; this is encoded by the coding sequence ATGGTTGTTGCCGGCCTGGAAGCTCTCCTCGACCCGACGGCGCTCTCCCTTGCgctcccggcgccgccggcgctcaaCAAGGAGGACTACCTCGCCAtctgcctcgccgcgctcgccgggacCCGCAAGTTCGCCGGGCTCGGGAGCCAGCCCCAGCCCCacgcgccgccagcgccgcagcAGGAGACGCCGTTCCGGTGCGCGGTCTGCGGGAAGGCCTTCGCGTCGTACCAGGCGCTCGGGGGGCACAAGTCCAGCCACCGCAAGCCGCCCACGGAGGAGCAgtatgccgccgccgccgccgcggcgtccgcgGGTGGCCTCGACGAGACGGCGCCGTCGGGGTCGTCGGGAGGGGCTAACGGCGGCGGGCCGCACCGGTGCACCATCTGCCGCCGGGGCTTCGCCACGGGCCAGGCGCTCGGCGGGCACAAGCGCTGCCACTACTGGGACGGCATGTCGGTGTCCGGCTCCGTGTCCGCCGCGTCCGTGTCGGCGTCCGGGACGGGGTCGTCGGGCGTCACCGTGAGGAACTTTGACCTCAACCTGGCGCCTCTGCCGGAGAACGCCGGGATGAAGAGGTggggtgaggaggaggaggtgcagaGTCCATTGCCGATCAAGAAGCGCAGGATTTTGATTGACTGA
- the LOC120689164 gene encoding zinc finger protein 36-like, whose protein sequence is MLKHQFISSCLLRAQLPVIDRSMAPITHDDYVSLCLMALAAAGGGGHATAAAMAATAQNPAAACWTTAAAQHECELRFRCSVCGKAFASHQALGGHKASHRKPAPRALPQVQVASSSSSAAGEAAASSGGGHRCSVCHRGFATGQALGGHKRCHYWDGLSVSVTASVSGSGSSVKDFDLNLMPAAAAAGARRWGEEDEVQSPLPLKKRRLSSGPSLDLSLTI, encoded by the exons ATGCTAAAG CATCAATTCATTAGCTCCTGCCTTCTGCGCGCGCAACTGCCtgtgatcgatcgatcgatggcGCCCATCACCCACGACGACTACGTCTCCCTCTGCCTcatggcgctcgccgccgcggggggcGGAGGCCACGCTACTGCGGCTGCCATGGCGGCAACGGCGCAGAACCCGGCGGCGGCTTgctggacgacggcggcggcgcagcacgaGTGCGAGCTCCGCTTCCGGTGCTCCGTCTGCGGCAAGGCGTTCGCGTCGCACCAGGCGCTGGGCGGGCACAAGGCCAGCCACCGGAAGCCGGCGCCGCGGGCCCTGCCGCAGGTGCAGGtggcatcgtcgtcgtcgtctgccgCCGGAGAAGCGGCGGCGTCGTCGGGCGGCGGGCACCGGTGCTCGGTGTGCCACCGGGGCTTCGCCACCGGGCAGGCGCTCGGCGGGCACAAGCGGTGCCACTACTGGGACGGGCTGTCGGTGTCTGTCACGGCGTCCGTGTCGGGGTCCGGGTCCAGCGTCAAGGACTTCGATCTCAACTtgatgccggcggcggcggccgccggagcgAGGAGGTGGGGAGAGGAGGACGAGGTGCAGAGCCCCTTGCCGCTCAAGAAGAGGCGGCTGTCGTCGGGTCCGTCCTTGGACCTTAGTTTAACGATTTAG